TACGTTGCTCGCCGCCGGGCGCGACGTACGTGCCAGCCCACTGCCTGGCGGTCTCCGGCGAGACCGCCCGAGAAAGCGTCAGCTCCGGCAGCGGCTTCCCGTCGCGCACGGCAAGCAGTGACGACATGGCCTCTCGCGCGATGTGGCGCATCACCGCGTTCGCAGCATCCATGGTCGTCGCGAGCACGACACCGAGCTTCGCGTCTGGCATGGCCTGAAGCTCCGTCGCGAAGCCGTAGATTGCACCGTTGTGGCCAACCACTCGCTGGCCTTGGAGCTCGCGCACGCTGAAGCCGATGCCAAAGCCTTCGGTTGCCCCGGCGGGTGCAAACTGTGGCACCCACATCGCCTCCAGTGTTTCGGGCTCGAGGAGGGCGCCGTTCGGTCCCTGACCTCGGCGAAAGAGCACGCTCATGAAGCGTCCGAGATCGCTCACCGTCGAATACATGCTGCCGGCCGGGGCCATGCCGAGCTCGAATGTTGGCGCCTCGAACTGGCGGCCGAAGTAGGTCCACATGTACGCCTTTGCCAGCGCCTGGGTAACAGCCGTCGTCGGCGCAAACGTGCTGTGTTTCAGCCCGATCCGCGCAATGACGTCCTCTTGCAGCGCTTGCACGAACGGCCTCTTCGTCAACACCTCGACGACGCGGCCAACGACCGCGATGCCGGCATTGGAATACTTTGTGTGTGTCCCAGGCCCGTAGATCAGCTCCGTGGCGTTGAGCGACTGAACGGTCTCCTCCAGCGACGGCGCGGTGTCGTCGAAGTAGTGGCCGGTTGGCGGCTCGCGCTGTAGGCCAGACCGGTGCGACATCAGGTGTCGCAGCGTGACCGGCGTTTCGAACGGATTCTTCGGGGTGAACTCCGGCAGGTACGTCGTCACCGGCTCGTCGAGATCCCCTTGGCCGCGCTCGACGAGCTGCATCACGGCAATGTCCGTGAACAGCTTCGACACCGAGCCGACGCGATACACGGTATCTTCCGTGGCGGACGTCTTGCGGTCCGGATCCGAGTACCCGAATCCCTTGGCCCAGACGATGTCTTGATCGTCGACGAGGGCGATGGAGACCGCCGGCAGGCCCTTGTCCTGCATCTCATGCGTAATCAGGCGCTCGATACGTGCGATGGCGGCTGCGTATCGCGCCGCGCTCTCCGCCTGCGGGACCGGCTGCGCCGCGGATATGAACGCTCGACCGGCGAAGGCGACGATGAGCAGGCTCCCCAGCATGGCGCCGCCAAGCCAGGCGATGCCCCTGCCTCGCCACCTCTGCTCCCCACTGATCGGTCGTCGCATCGTTAACATAGTCAAAAATCGACGCGGAGTCCGAGTTGTTGCCGGCGCTTCTCGTACGCTTCGATTGGCAGGCCGAAGCTCTGATGCCCAGAATCGTCGAAGAGTCGGCGTCCAGGCGCTCCAGGCCAACGAAGAAGAAGAGGCGATCTCTCACGACCGGCCCACCAAGGAAACCGCCCCAACGCTGCTATTCGAGCGGCGGCGCCTCGTCTTCGTACACGGGCGCGGCGTTCTCGAAGAAACCGGCGAAGGGCACGGCATCCCAGGCGTCGTTGCGGAAGAAGGCATACGCGCGTCCGGTGAACGTGTTGGAGCCGCTGCGCGTGATGACGTTCAGCAGCCCACCCGAGGCAGGGGACTCTGCTCGTCCGAAATCTTGCCGCGCACGGTGGCCATCGTCGTTTGCGCGGCCACGGCGGCGCTTGTGCCGAGTGACAGCGCAAGCGCCAACGCCAAAGGCCAGTGCGACGAGCGCCCCCGAGCCGTACGTCGCGAGGGCCGCATCAGCTCTTCGCGCCCTTGAACGTCCCGCTCGCAGCGAGGGTCGTCGTCCCCGGATTGAAAGCCTTCCATGTTCCCTCGAGCGCCGCGCCCTCCAGGGTGCCTTCGATCTGCACTTCCGCGCCATCGGGCGTGTCGTACTCCATGGTGACCTTCTCGCCGTCGACCACGACGGACGTGAAGGTCGCCGTGTAGCCGGCCTCTCCCGAGTCGGGCGTGGTATCGACCGTGCCTCCGAGCCCATTTTCGGCATCGTGCTCGATGGACATCGTGTACTTGCCGGTGCCCTCGCCCTCCCATGTTCCGACCCACTTCCCGACGATACGGTCCCCTGCGTCCTGCGCACTGAGCAGGCCCAGGCTGCACACGAAGCCGACGAGTAGGAGTGACAGAGTCTTGCGCATGTAGCTGCTCCTCGGAATGCGTACCATTGCCCCAGCCCGCGCGATTCTACCAGGTCGCTACGTCCTGAGGGCCATCCAGGGTATCGAGGAACTCGCGCACGACGTCACTCGCGTCGCGCCGGTCTCCTTCGACCGCGTAGTTCAACCGACGCATGGTTGGCTCGTCGATTCGACCGGCGATCGCCTCCAGCGCCCGGCGGATGCCCGGCTCGCGCAGCAGCGTCGCCGTGGAGACCACCGGCACCGCGTCGTACGGCGGGAAGTAGCGTCGGTCATCCTCGAGCATCGTGAGGTTCAGCGCGTCGATCAGCCCCGCCGTGGCGTCTCCGGCAATGACGTCGACACTGCCGGCAGCGAGCGCACGATAGGTCAGCGACAGCTCCATGACGCGCGGTGAGCGCTCGAAGCGGAGCCCATATGCGGCGACAAAGCCGCGATAGCCGTCGGCACGCTCGAGGAACTCGTAGCCGAAGCCAGCCTGGAGGCGGTCGTCCACACGGGCAAGATCACTGACGGTCCGCAGCCCGAGCGTCTGCGCGTCGCGCTGGCGGACGAGGATGGCGAACGTGTTGTTGAAGCCGAGCGGGGCCAGCAGGCTGCGGCCCGTGCGTGCATACGCGTCTCGCACCAAGGCGATCACTCGCTGGCGATCGTGGGCGACCGGCTGGCGGAAGATCGCTGTGAGCGCCGTGCCCGTGTACTCGACGTAGACGTCGATCTCACCCAACGCAAGAGCACGATCGCAGATGAACGTCCCGCCGAGATTCAAGCGACGCTCGACCGACAATCCGCCGAAGCGTTCCAACGCCTGCGCGACGATCTCGCCCAGCACGATCTGCTCCGTGAAGTTCTTCGATCCGACAACGATGGTGGCGCGTGACGAGCGGCTGGGGAGCGCCAGGAGCACGGTGCCCACGCAGAGTGCGATCAGAATCGTGACCGCCGCCGCGAGCGTCCAACGTCGCCTGCGGCGCGGGGAGACCGCTCGCTCGACGAAGGTCAGCAGCGCATCTGCGGCAAGCGCCAGGGCGGCGGCCGGCACGGCACCGGCAAGGATGACCGTCGAGTCCACCATCGACAGACCTCGGAAGATGTACTCACCCAGCCCACCGGCACCAATGGCTGCCGCGACCGTCGCCGTGCCGACGTTGATGACCGTCGCGACGCGAACACCCGCCATCATGGACGGCAAGGCCAACGGCAGCTCGACCTGCCGGAGCAGCTGTCCTGGAGTCATGCCGAGCGCAACCGCCGCCTCACGCACGTCGCGATCGACGCCCTGGATGCCTGTGACCGTCGTTCGCAGGATGGGGAGCACGCCGTACAGAATGAGGGCGACGATGGCGGCGCGTGGACCGATGCCGCCGACCAACGGCAGCGGAATGAGGAACCCGAGCAGCGCGAGGCTCGGGATGGTCTGCACGATGTTGGCCACGACCATGAAGGGCGCGCCAATGCGCGGCCGGCGCGCCGCGATGATGCCGAGCGGCACGGCAATGGCCGCCGCCGCGAGCGTGGACGCCACAACCAGGATCAGATGCACGCCGAGCGCGGACATCACCTCGTCACGGTGCGCCACCCAAAAGGTCAACAGCCCCATTGGATGTCAAGGTTCCGCGACCGATTGCTGGAAGAATGGGCGCACGCGAGGATCCTCCGAGGCCGCCACACGGTCGGTCCGGTCCCAGGCCACGAGCTCGCCGCTGTCGAGC
The sequence above is a segment of the Luteitalea sp. genome. Coding sequences within it:
- a CDS encoding serine hydrolase, translating into MLTMRRPISGEQRWRGRGIAWLGGAMLGSLLIVAFAGRAFISAAQPVPQAESAARYAAAIARIERLITHEMQDKGLPAVSIALVDDQDIVWAKGFGYSDPDRKTSATEDTVYRVGSVSKLFTDIAVMQLVERGQGDLDEPVTTYLPEFTPKNPFETPVTLRHLMSHRSGLQREPPTGHYFDDTAPSLEETVQSLNATELIYGPGTHTKYSNAGIAVVGRVVEVLTKRPFVQALQEDVIARIGLKHSTFAPTTAVTQALAKAYMWTYFGRQFEAPTFELGMAPAGSMYSTVSDLGRFMSVLFRRGQGPNGALLEPETLEAMWVPQFAPAGATEGFGIGFSVRELQGQRVVGHNGAIYGFATELQAMPDAKLGVVLATTMDAANAVMRHIAREAMSSLLAVRDGKPLPELTLSRAVSPETARQWAGTYVAPGGEQRIELADRHGTLVATMEGFQAKLRSGGASDEELVVDDRLAYGQSIKRGGDGVLLMNGVSYRPVKDATIPAPAPEAWIGLIGEYGWDHNVLYILEREGKLHALIEWFFLYPLEQLGPDLFAFPKSGLYDGEKLRFIRNAKGQATEVMAAGVRFERRPVGLDEGTFRITPLQPVAALRQLAAASQPPVEAGKRPPDLVELSSLDETINYDIRYATTNNFMGAAFYPEPRALMQRPAAEAVVRAHQELKRHGYGLLIHDAYRPWTVTKMFWEATPPAQRIFVADPSQGSRHNRGCAVDLTMYELETGKAVHMVSGYDEFSDRSFPDYLGGTSRQRWHRALLRRVMEAQGFTVYETEWWHFDFNAWDEYPILDIPFEKLAARPQGD
- a CDS encoding ABC transporter permease subunit; protein product: MGLLTFWVAHRDEVMSALGVHLILVVASTLAAAAIAVPLGIIAARRPRIGAPFMVVANIVQTIPSLALLGFLIPLPLVGGIGPRAAIVALILYGVLPILRTTVTGIQGVDRDVREAAVALGMTPGQLLRQVELPLALPSMMAGVRVATVINVGTATVAAAIGAGGLGEYIFRGLSMVDSTVILAGAVPAAALALAADALLTFVERAVSPRRRRRWTLAAAVTILIALCVGTVLLALPSRSSRATIVVGSKNFTEQIVLGEIVAQALERFGGLSVERRLNLGGTFICDRALALGEIDVYVEYTGTALTAIFRQPVAHDRQRVIALVRDAYARTGRSLLAPLGFNNTFAILVRQRDAQTLGLRTVSDLARVDDRLQAGFGYEFLERADGYRGFVAAYGLRFERSPRVMELSLTYRALAAGSVDVIAGDATAGLIDALNLTMLEDDRRYFPPYDAVPVVSTATLLREPGIRRALEAIAGRIDEPTMRRLNYAVEGDRRDASDVVREFLDTLDGPQDVATW